In Eubalaena glacialis isolate mEubGla1 chromosome 2, mEubGla1.1.hap2.+ XY, whole genome shotgun sequence, a single genomic region encodes these proteins:
- the UACA gene encoding uveal autoantigen with coiled-coil domains and ankyrin repeats isoform X3 has protein sequence MCRPTICQLLIDRGADINSRDKQNRTALMLGCEYGCKDAVEVLLRNGADVTLLDALGHDSSYYARIGDNLDILTLLKTASENTNKGRELWKKGPSLQQRNLTQMLDEVNMKSDQREHQNIQDLEIENEDLKERLRKIQQEQRILLDKVNGLQLQLNEEVMVADDLESEKEKLKSLLAAKEKQHEESLRTIEALKNRFKYFESNHLGSGSHFSNRKEDMLLKQGQMYMTDSQCTSTGMPAHMQSRSMLRPLELALPNQTSYSENEILKKELEAMRTFCDSAKQDRLKLQNELAHKVAECKALALECERVKEDSDEQIKQLEDALKDVQKRMYESEGKVKQMQTHFLALKEHLTSDAATGNHRLTEELKDQLKDMKVKYEGASAEVGKLRNQIKQNEMLVEEFKRDEGKLMEENKRLQKELSMCELEREKRGRKVTEMEGQLKDLSSKLALSIPAEKFENMKSLLSNEVNEKAKKLIEMEREYEKSLSEIRPLKRELENLKAKLAQHVKPEEHEQLKSRLEQKSGELGKRISELTSKNQTLQKEIEKVSLDNKLLNQQVHNLTTEMKNHYVPLKVSEEMKKSRDVIVDDLNKKLSDVTHKYTEKKLEMEKLLMENASLSKNVSRLETVFIPPEKHEKEIMALKSNIVELKKQLSELNKKCGDDQEKIYSLTSENTDLKKIMSNQYVPVKTHEEIKTALSSTLDKTSRELVDMKKKCEDINQEFVKIKDENEILKRNLENTQNQIKAEYISLREHEEKMSAVRKSMKKVQDNSAEILANYKKGQEEIVTLHAEIEAQKRELDTIQECIKLKYAPIISFEECERKFKATEKELKEQLSEQTQKYHISEEEAKKCKQENDKLKKEILTLQKDLKDKNVLVENFHEMEGGLSRKTEELNRQLKDLLQKYTEVKNEKEKLVEENAKQTSEILAAQTLLQKQRVPLEQVEALKKSLNGTIETLKEELKTKQRCYEKEQQTVTQLRQMLENQKNSSVPLAEHLQIKEAFEKEVGIIKASLREKEEESQNKTKEVSKLQSEIQNTKQALKKLETREVVDLSKYKATKSDLETQISNLNEKLANLNRKYEEVCEEVLHAKKKELSVKDEKELLHFSIEQEIKDQQERCDKSLTTITELQRRIQESAKQIEAKDNKITELLSDVERLKQALSGLSQLTCASGSPSKRQSQLIGSLRHQVKSLQQQLVDADRQHQEVIAIYRTHLLSAAQGHMDEDVQAALLQIIQMRQGLVC, from the exons GATCTGGAGATTGAAAATGAAGATCTGAAAGAGAGGTTGAGAAAAATTCAGCAGGAACAGAGAATATTATTGGATAAAGTCAATGGTTTACAACTACAGCTGAATGAG gaaGTAATGGTTGCTGATGATCTGGAAAGTGAG aaagaaaagctgAAGTCCCTTTTGGCAGCTAAAGAAAAGCAACATGAAGAAAGCCTAAGAACTATTGAGGCTCTGAAAAATAGATTCAAGTATTTTGAG AGCAATCATTTAGGATCGGGAAGTCATTTCAGTAACA GAAAAGAAGATATGCTTCTTAAACAAGGTCAAATGTACATGACAGACTCAcag tGTACTTCCACAGGTATGCCAGCCCATATGCAAAGCAGATCTATGTTAAGACCACTGGAGCTGGCCTTACCTAATCAAACCTCAtattcagaaaatgaaattttaaagaaagaattagaaGCAATGAGAACTTTCTGTGATTCTGCAAAACAAGACAGACTCAAGCTCCAAAATGAACTGGCTCACAAGGTGGCAGAGTGCAAAGCCTTAGCATTGGAATGTGAAAGGGTCAAAGAGGATTCAGATGAGCAGATAAAGCAACTAGAAGACGCCTTGAAAGATGTTCAGAAGAGAATGTATGAGTCAGAAGGTAAAGTGAAACAAATGCAGACACATTTTCTTGCCCTGAAAGAGCACCTAACAAGCGACGCAGCTACTGGGAACCACAGACTGACAGAGGAACTGAAGGATCAGTTGAAAGACATGAAAGTGAAATATGAAGGTGCGTCTGCAGAAGTGGGGAAATTAAGAAACCAAATCAAACAAAATGAGATGTTAGTCGAAGAGTTTAAGAGGGATGAAGGCAAGCTAATGGAAGAGAATAAGCGACTGCAGAAGGAATTGAGCATGTGTGAACTGGAgcgagagaagagagggagaaaggtcaCCGAGATGGAAGGCCAGTTAAAGGACTTGTCATCCAAGCTGGCCCTTTCCATTCCAGCAGAGAAATTTGAAAACATGAAGAGCTTGTTGTCAAATGAAGTAAACGAGAAGGCAAAAAAACTAATAGAGATGGAAAGAGAATACGAAAAATCACTTAGCGAAATTAGACCGTTAAAGAGAGAACTTGAGAATTTGAAGGCCAAACTGGCTCAGCACGTCAAACCAGAAGAACATGAGCAGCTCAAGAGCAGATTAGAGCAAAAGTCAGGAGAACTTGGGAAGAGAATCAGTGAGTTAACATCGAAAAATCAGACCTTACAAAAGGAAATCGAAAAGGTCTCTCTGGATAATAAGCTCCTCAACCAACAAGTACATAACttaacaactgaaatgaaaaatcattACGTCCCTTTAAAAGTaagtgaagaaatgaaaaagtcACGTGATGTAATTGTTGATGATCTGAATAAAAAGCTTTCAGATGTGACacacaaatatacagaaaagaagTTGGAAATGGAGAAATTGCTGATGGAAAATGCCAGTTTAAGTAAGAACGTTAGCCGCCTGGAAACTGTGTTCATACCTCCAGAGAAACACGAAAAAGAGATAATGGCTCTAAAATCCAATATTGTTGAACTTAAGAAGCAGCTATCTGAACTTAATAAAAAATGTGGTGACGACCAAgagaaaatatattctctcacGTCTGAAAACACGGACTTGAAAAAGATAATGAGTAATCAGTATGTGCCAGTGAAAACCCATGAAGAGATTAAAACTGCTTTGAGTAGCACATTGGATAAAACCAGCAGAGAATTAGTAGACATGAAGAAGAAGTGTGAAGATATAAATCAAGaatttgtgaaaataaaagatgagaatgaaatattaaaaagaaacctGGAGAACACTCAGAACCAAATAAAAGCTGAGTACATAAGCCTAAGAGAGCATGAGGAAAAGATGAGTGCTGTAAGGAAGAGCATGAAGAAGGTCCAGGACAACAGTGCCGAAATATTGGCTAACTACAAAAAAGGCCAGGAGGAGATTGTAACACTGCATGCCGAGATCGAGGCCCAGAAAAGGGAACTTGACACAATACAAGAATGCATCAAGCTAAAATATGCTCCAATTATCAGCTTTGAAGAGTGTGAGAGAAAATTTAAAGCTACCGAGAAAGAACTAAAAGAACAGTTATCCGAGCAGACACAAAAGTATCACATCAGCGAAGAAGAGGCCAAGAAGTGCAAGCAAGAAAATGACAAGTTAAAGAAGGAGATCCTCACTCTTCAGAAGGATCTAAAGGATAAAAATGTTCTTGTTGAGAATTTTCATGAAATGGAAGGAGGATTaagcagaaaaacagaagagCTGAACAGACAGTTAAAAGACCTGTTGCAGAAATACACAGAGGTAAAGAACGAGAAAGAGAAGCTGGTGGAGGAAAATGCCAAGCAGACTTCTGAGATCCTTGCAGCACAAACTCTTTTGCAGAAGCAGCGTGTTCCACTGGAACAGGTTGAGGCCCTGAAAAAATCTCTTAATGGCACGATTGAGACGCTTAAGGAAGAACTGAAGACTAAGCAAAGGTGTTACGAGAAAGAGCAGCAGACAGTGACCCAACTGCGGCAGATGCTGGAGAATCAAAAGAACTCCTCTGTGCCCCTCGCAGAGCATTTGCAGATTAAGGAGGCATTTGAGAAAGAAGTTGGAATCATAAAAGCTAGcttgagagaaaaggaagaagaaagccaaaacaaaaccaaagaggtCTCCAAACTCCAGTCTGAGATTCAGAATACTaaacaagcattaaaaaaattagagactAGGGAGGTGGTTGATTTGTCTAAATATAAAGCAACAAAAAGTGATTTGGAGACACAGATTTCCAACCTAAATGAAAAATTGGCCAATCTGAATAGGAAGTATGAGGAAGTATGTGAGGAGGTTTTGCATGCCAAAAAGAAGGAACTGTCTGTAAAAGATGAGAAGGAATTGCTCCATTTCAGCATTGAGCAAGAAATCAAGGATCAGCAGGAACGATGTGATAAGTCCTTAACAACAATCACAGAGTTACAGAGAAGAATACAGGAATCCGCCAAACAAATCGAAGCTAAAGATAATaag atAACTGAACTGCTCAGCGATGTGGAAAGACTAAAACAAGCACTCAGTGGCCTTTCCCAGCTCACCTGCGCGAGCGGGAGTCCCAGTAAGAGGCAGAGTCAGCTGATTGGCAGTCTGCGGCACCAGGTCAAGTCCCTGCAGCAGCAGCTGGTG GATGCTGACAGACAGCACCAAGAAGTAATTGCAATTTATCGGACACACCTTCTTAGTGCTGCACAG GGTCACATGGATGAAGATGTGCAGGCGGCCTTACTCCAGATCATACAGATGCGGCAAGGGCTTGTGTGCTAG